DNA from Pichia kudriavzevii chromosome 5, complete sequence:
CTCTAAATTACCCTCATTTCTAGCCGATTCTTCATGCCAGATCATGTTGGGATATTTCGTAGACAATAAAATACATTGTAGTAGCACCATCATTTATTAATCTGATATGGTAAGATACCGTAAACATtagaagaagcaaaaagGAAGATTTTTTGCACCAGTAGAATTACACCTTGGCTCCcaaaataccaatacaaaatcattgttgattcaaaaaaatcttaAGGTCATATTTGAATTCATGAGCATGTTCATCATTTGGAAACCAGTTTCCAACTTTTCTAACCCACCTTTCCTCTTCATTCTTCCAGCTTTTATACATATCAGGATGGACCCTAAAATGGTTGTTGGGATTCTTAAGGTTTTCAGATATAGATATTGTAGACTCTGATGGCACCAATCTCCCAAAAGCGCTACCACCAGTGCCTTTTCCTATTTTAGTACTGGCTTTCTTTTCGGTCAGTTTTATCGTGGTATCAAAGTCTTCGTCAAACGGATCATCTTCATAATTTCCAGTCATGCTGATCCAACGTAATTTTTTATCATCATATATCATATTACCAACAACCTGTGGCATGGAATTATTGTTTATCAGTTTGGGTTTCGACGATGTTATTGACTCGAATTTTTCTGCATCCTCCTCGTTACCcatccatttcttcaattgtgGATCGTACACTATTTCACCATACATATGACCAGGCATTACTTTCCTAACCTTAGGTCTCCCTAACGAGCGTATGAGTTTGAGCTTTCCTTCTTTCGTCAACTTGGCAGTTTGTGAGACATTTTGCGGAGTCAAGTGTATTAGTTTTTGATCActgttttgttgttttgagCTATGGTGGTGATTATGATTTCGATGAGACGTGGGTTCTGTATATTTTGAcaaatcaaacttttgACTCTTGCGTTTCAATTTCTTATAATCCGAATACGTGATTGTTAagtcaaaatcatcaatattatcaagCTCTTTTCCGTTAAATGCCTTTAGCTCGGAAGCTACTCTTAGTGTATCTGCTGGAGTAAATGTCTTTTGGTTGTAAGTGTTGTTATTTATATCCATTGTCGAAGAAAACCTGTGAATCTTCCGAGGTGAACCCTCTAACCCGGTGGCCATTCCCATTTTGATTGCCGGTAGGGACGATTTCCTTTCTAACGCGGAGAAGGCAGGAGTGTTGGATTTAAATCGATCCAATTTAGAAGTGTCTATTTCCACGGATTCAAAGGCTTTATCTTTAGAGAAATCATCTATGAAGTCATTGTCGACTTTGTCGTAATATTTCGACAGTCTATTGTTATTATGAAGCACAttattcttcatcttcttaTATTTGGCAAGGTTTTCAAGTCTTGCCAATTCTGCCGCCCTCTTTGCCTCCATTTGTCTCCTATTAAAGTTCTTGATCAAATCGATTTCTGGTTCAGGATCTTggaattcatcaaaatcaaccaTATAATCACTGTTTTCAGTGTCACTTTCCGAATAAGAATTAATTGATGACGGAGTTTTagaagacgatgaagatATGGAATCAATTCTAGGAGATTTAAAATCTTTGTTCAGCGTAAGGAAGTGGTTGGAAGTTGGTGTTTTCATAGCGGATTTCAACCGATTCGGAGAAACCTTAAACGTCTTTTCTCGATTCTGTGATTCCACTTTATCCCGTACAATTCTATCAAAATCCATGGCTTGCTGATCACCATCAGTTGTAGAAAAGTCAAACTCCTCACCGTCAAAATCATCGGTATTTTCTCGTGCCTCCTTGTCGATATATTTGGCTAGTAGTTGTTGTTTATGCAGTAGTTTGAGATTCTCTCGAGATATGTCATTCTCATGTATAGTCGATAAGTCAATCTTGGATGGTCGTAAACTTAGCTTTCGGAACTCTTTCTCCATTGAGGACTGATATAAGCAAAGAAAGGCTCTCTGCGGTGCGATTTATCATCTAGCAGTTCCCCTCAATAGAACTCGAAACTCACATTTtcataaacaaacaagacAAGGATTTTCATGCTCGGtttgagtttttcttttttccatCAGAGGCTcaacatttttttaatatCCATAATATTTAAAGTAAACATTTATAAATGACTATACGATTCAAGAGCAACAACTCCAAGACTTTCAAAAAGGGGATGAAATTAGTGACTGTGATACCAATCCCTAAACTCGTATATATTTTTGACCTCTCTCATGTATTTGTTCCTTTTCTGCCCAAAAAGCACTGCGGGTTCGACCATCTTATAACCTTGCAAGAGCTTCTCATAAACTGCGCTTTCTTGGCTCATTTCTCCCCCGTTAACCAGCcatcctttctttttcagtATCGGGTTCATTTTGATTGGTTTTAgctctttttcaaatagtAAATTATGAAGAATATAATGGATCCATAACAGATTGAAAATTGGGTATGATTTCGACCAGTCAGCAGTTTGACTGCTAATGTTCATTGTACTTATGTCCGAAGCAAGTGTGTTTATACTCATTGCAGATGTAGAATTATGGAAAGTCAACGTGTGTGTTCTGTTATTCACGACTTTTCGCATCAACTTATAGATAACATGTCTGTATTCATTACTACCCCGGAAAAAATCAGCATCGTATAAGTCTCTATATATAACCTGTCCACTTACAATACCCCTTGCCAAAGCATGGTCAATTATCGATAcctcaatatttttttcattaaagCCTAGACCATGATTGCCAATGCCAGcgttttcatcaaaatcgtCCAATTTGTGGCTTATAAGGATATTTGTAACATTTAGGTCTCGATGCTCATAACCTTCGTCTTCACCTAAGCACATGGCATCTAAGATTTGGGagaaaattagaaaagCATCTTTCCATGATTCTATGTGATAGTCCTTTAGAGTTTGGCCGCCGTAGTCTAATCTCATGATTAAAAACAACTGACTCGTTATTTTCTCATCATTCGGTCCAACCAAATCCAATACGGATGATGGACATGGACCTTTGACAACTTTGGCCGACTTAATTTTAACAAAACCTTTCTTATTACTCATCAGTATGGACAACGTCAACTCTTGGATCAATTTAGTTATTGACGAGCCATCCAAGTCAAAGGGAATGACTTTCCAAACACCAGATGGCGTTAGATCCATTTCATAATCCTTGCCTGTACTTGAGAATTCCATAAATACAAACTTCTCAGCTCGGTCGTCCAATTTTGACAGATGTTTCCGTTGTGTCGAAGACTGAAAGTTGTTCATATAACTCCTAAATGAAACCGGTTTCGATTGACTACAAAGTTTCAGTAATATTGAGAGATGGATTTGATTAATATCATAAGATTTCATTCCGGATGTTGTAATTTTCTCTTGGTTGAAAGTAGAGTTATTCAGTTGTTGAGTGTCTTGAAGATTATTCTGAGACACAAATGAGGAGATCGACACAACGGAATTTGAGTTTCTCAATTTGTGGATGATCTTATCCTTTGTTTGCGGCTGCATGATGGGTAAAGATATATTGTTTTTATAATCCACATTGGAGCTTAAAGACGATCTGTTTGGTTTTAAAAATGACCTgatattttccaaagaCATCTTTCTCCTTGATTTCAAGGAATTCCTGCGATCTGAATTGGCCATTTTAGATGCCTGTAGTtgatcatcatcatttttaaACGAAGAGgcaattgatttcattgacaaCGAGTTTCTCAGTCTTCTAAAAGATGCCGATTTAGAAATCGGTTTCTGTTCTTCGTTCTCTCTATCCATGATGGAATGCGACATTGGTTCCTCAATCAATGCCCCCCTCAAGTTGGCCTTGTGTTCAACAGTCTCATAATTTTTAGCTTTAACATCCACTTGTCTAGCAATGCCAATTTCGATATTGTCCATTTCATCGGTAATGACCTTCGCCGACGAGCTGAAGGTGCTGGACGTCTCAATGGACACTTTAGAGTGTCTCTTCTTACTGCTCCGACCACTATGATGGGATTCTCCAGAGGACGCAATATGAGATTTCCCACTCTCTTTACGGGACTGATCTGAGGAAATCCTAGAAGATTTTGTAGACACGCTCCTGATG
Protein-coding regions in this window:
- a CDS encoding uncharacterized protein (PKUD0E00760; similar to Saccharomyces cerevisiae YJR053W (BFA1); ancestral locus Anc_1.494), with translation MEKEFRKLSLRPSKIDLSTIHENDISRENLKLLHKQQLLAKYIDKEARENTDDFDGEEFDFSTTDGDQQAMDFDRIVRDKVESQNREKTFKVSPNRLKSAMKTPTSNHFLTLNKDFKSPRIDSISSSSSKTPSSINSYSESDTENSDYMVDFDEFQDPEPEIDLIKNFNRRQMEAKRAAELARLENLAKYKKMKNNVLHNNNRLSKYYDKVDNDFIDDFSKDKAFESVEIDTSKLDRFKSNTPAFSALERKSSLPAIKMGMATGLEGSPRKIHRFSSTMDINNNTYNQKTFTPADTLRVASELKAFNGKELDNIDDFDLTITYSDYKKLKRKSQKFDLSKYTEPTSHRNHNHHHSSKQQNSDQKLIHLTPQNVSQTAKLTKEGKLKLIRSLGRPKVRKVMPGHMYGEIVYDPQLKKWMGNEEDAEKFESITSSKPKLINNNSMPQVVGNMIYDDKKLRWISMTGNYEDDPFDEDFDTTIKLTEKKASTKIGKGTGGSAFGRLVPSESTISISENLKNPNNHFRVHPDMYKSWKNEEERWVRKVGNWFPNDEHAHEFKYDLKIFLNQQ
- a CDS encoding uncharacterized protein (PKUD0E00770; similar to Saccharomyces cerevisiae YBL009W (ALK2) and YGL021W (ALK1); ancestral locus Anc_4.100), with the translated sequence MSNRLSSTSASLSLSGLLETPSSKETGSSSQNDPNTFQIYVSPGHSGHRKSTQRLTMHSYFDKENKLHSEKQQPLSSCSSPSGKVINGKFGSRSPLKDPLGKDTLSPLKPRTQNKINTNNRHSSHRLSLTNSIRSVSTKSSRISSDQSRKESGKSHIASSGESHHSGRSSKKRHSKVSIETSSTFSSSAKVITDEMDNIEIGIARQVDVKAKNYETVEHKANLRGALIEEPMSHSIMDRENEEQKPISKSASFRRLRNSLSMKSIASSFKNDDDQLQASKMANSDRRNSLKSRRKMSLENIRSFLKPNRSSLSSNVDYKNNISLPIMQPQTKDKIIHKLRNSNSVVSISSFVSQNNLQDTQQLNNSTFNQEKITTSGMKSYDINQIHLSILLKLCSQSKPVSFRSYMNNFQSSTQRKHLSKLDDRAEKFVFMEFSSTGKDYEMDLTPSGVWKVIPFDLDGSSITKLIQELTLSILMSNKKGFVKIKSAKVVKGPCPSSVLDLVGPNDEKITSQLFLIMRLDYGGQTLKDYHIESWKDAFLIFSQILDAMCLGEDEGYEHRDLNVTNILISHKLDDFDENAGIGNHGLGFNEKNIEVSIIDHALARGIVSGQVIYRDLYDADFFRGSNEYRHVIYKLMRKVVNNRTHTLTFHNSTSAMSINTLASDISTMNISSQTADWSKSYPIFNLLWIHYILHNLLFEKELKPIKMNPILKKKGWLVNGGEMSQESAVYEKLLQGYKMVEPAVLFGQKRNKYMREVKNIYEFRDWYHSH